In Polaromonas sp. JS666, one genomic interval encodes:
- a CDS encoding LysR family transcriptional regulator, which produces MNEDSGKSTPSVATLSTHNFWLLFEPEHEKAVAMKFRLIEIFRAMMECGTVTAAAHSLKISQPAMTKQLTQLQSELDLVLFEQRGGRLVPTAEARALIGSMDRAWRSVIELKEVARDVRDMRRGRLTVVASPSFAQTLMADFVTQFSRESSKVTIALHAQSSPRVIDWTADGQADVGISMILAPRPGVHVEPLGSLVGVCALPVGHALAANKVIRAEDLHGQRFISLAEIDDARSRVEAAFDGQAIERDIALTTPQSAVALALVTHGAGVAVIDEATATMADLTRVAIRPFLPTVSFEVYMYHPANRVPSQLHERFVRKFRTWFKGRRAIARATITTSLSQISASRADSARARGK; this is translated from the coding sequence ATGAACGAAGATTCGGGGAAGTCCACGCCAAGCGTGGCTACGTTATCCACCCATAACTTTTGGTTACTATTTGAGCCAGAACACGAAAAGGCAGTAGCTATGAAATTTCGACTTATTGAGATCTTCAGGGCAATGATGGAATGCGGCACAGTTACAGCAGCAGCTCACTCGCTCAAGATCTCTCAGCCGGCGATGACAAAGCAACTCACCCAGCTGCAAAGCGAGCTTGACTTAGTACTCTTCGAACAGCGCGGTGGACGTCTGGTGCCGACAGCAGAAGCGAGAGCCCTCATTGGTTCGATGGATCGGGCATGGCGCAGCGTCATCGAGTTGAAGGAAGTTGCCAGAGATGTGCGCGACATGCGACGCGGCCGACTCACAGTAGTCGCTTCCCCGAGCTTCGCTCAGACGCTGATGGCCGATTTCGTCACTCAGTTCTCTCGTGAATCGAGCAAGGTCACAATCGCGTTGCACGCGCAATCTTCACCTCGTGTGATTGACTGGACAGCTGACGGACAGGCAGATGTCGGAATATCAATGATCCTTGCGCCCCGTCCCGGCGTGCACGTGGAGCCGCTGGGAAGTCTTGTTGGAGTTTGCGCGCTGCCAGTTGGCCACGCACTCGCTGCAAATAAGGTCATACGTGCGGAGGACCTCCATGGTCAGCGATTCATCTCATTAGCCGAGATTGATGATGCGCGCTCCCGGGTCGAAGCTGCATTCGATGGGCAAGCGATAGAACGCGATATCGCTTTGACAACACCACAATCCGCAGTGGCATTAGCGCTTGTCACGCATGGCGCCGGCGTGGCGGTCATTGACGAGGCCACAGCGACGATGGCTGACCTGACTCGGGTGGCCATCCGCCCATTCTTGCCTACGGTGAGCTTTGAAGTCTATATGTACCATCCCGCGAATAGGGTGCCTTCACAGTTGCATGAGCGGTTTGTGCGAAAGTTTCGGACATGGTTTAAAGGCCGCCGTGCGATCGCGAGAGCCACCATCACCACATCGTTGTCGCAAATATCTGCATCCCGCGCGGACTCGGCTCGTGCACGCGGCAAATAA
- a CDS encoding ABC transporter substrate-binding protein yields MDRRDFVKGAAALTATAAAGIGQAQQAGAPVAKRSILTATAQFDPARPEIARVVAQSCKSLGWEVEANPIDYNQGITKVINEHDFEMFLVFLPGTAIRIDPDFFIRSIHHSTEHKRGGFNWAGYKNDRVDALATVQSRLMKIDDRRKPVLEAQETIFQDQPGTVLAYTQMTMAHRSDKLKGLVPQLGEGIGGFWSDVNMEVAGDGFSRTGSNADVKHLNPVAVNDSMEFMELSMIYDRLFRLGPDGKPVPWAASGMKLVDDKTIDLTIRSGMRWHDGKPVTAEDVKFTFDYHKKWKAPFFLAALNNVVAVELPSPNTVRIRLENPSAPFVSNVMATMFLLPKHIWEGIPEKVGIDDPLKFPNDKPVGSGPFKFDYWRRGSELKVTAFREHFNPPKCAGIIRITYGSHDALAAAIEKGECDRSRYILSPALVDRIKNVKNVVAKGYPSHGLYHLAYNNKIKPFDDPAFRQALNHVMPRKMISELILLGYADPGASIISPISTFWHNPAVKVPAEDVKKARDILAKAGYGWDAQGKLLSPRGK; encoded by the coding sequence ATGGATCGTCGTGATTTCGTCAAAGGCGCAGCAGCTCTTACTGCAACCGCCGCCGCTGGCATCGGGCAAGCGCAACAAGCCGGGGCGCCAGTTGCGAAGCGCTCAATTCTGACAGCTACGGCGCAGTTCGACCCGGCCCGCCCGGAGATTGCCCGGGTTGTCGCACAGTCCTGCAAGTCGCTCGGGTGGGAGGTTGAAGCCAATCCCATCGACTACAACCAGGGCATCACGAAAGTGATCAACGAGCATGACTTCGAGATGTTCCTGGTCTTTCTTCCGGGTACGGCCATCCGCATCGACCCCGACTTCTTCATTCGCAGCATTCACCACTCCACAGAGCATAAGCGCGGCGGCTTCAACTGGGCGGGCTACAAGAACGACCGTGTAGACGCGCTGGCAACCGTGCAGAGCCGCTTGATGAAGATCGACGACCGTAGGAAGCCGGTGCTCGAAGCGCAGGAAACCATCTTCCAGGACCAGCCTGGAACCGTGCTGGCCTATACGCAGATGACGATGGCTCATCGTTCGGACAAGCTCAAGGGCCTGGTGCCGCAGCTCGGCGAGGGAATCGGCGGCTTTTGGTCTGACGTCAACATGGAAGTGGCGGGCGACGGATTCTCGCGCACCGGTTCGAATGCGGACGTCAAGCATCTGAATCCAGTTGCGGTCAATGACTCCATGGAATTCATGGAGCTTTCCATGATCTACGACCGACTTTTCCGCCTTGGGCCCGACGGCAAACCTGTACCTTGGGCAGCCTCCGGAATGAAGTTGGTGGATGACAAAACCATCGATCTGACGATCCGCTCGGGTATGCGCTGGCATGACGGTAAGCCAGTGACGGCCGAGGATGTCAAGTTCACCTTCGACTATCACAAGAAGTGGAAGGCGCCATTTTTCCTTGCCGCGCTCAATAATGTCGTCGCGGTGGAGCTCCCGAGCCCCAATACGGTGCGCATCCGACTCGAAAATCCATCGGCTCCCTTTGTCTCCAACGTGATGGCGACGATGTTTCTTCTCCCCAAACACATTTGGGAAGGCATCCCGGAGAAGGTCGGCATTGACGATCCGCTCAAATTCCCCAACGACAAGCCGGTCGGTAGCGGACCGTTCAAGTTCGACTACTGGCGGCGCGGTTCGGAACTCAAGGTCACCGCGTTCCGCGAGCACTTCAACCCACCCAAGTGCGCAGGCATCATCCGCATTACTTACGGCAGCCATGACGCGTTGGCCGCCGCCATCGAGAAGGGGGAATGCGACCGCTCACGCTACATCTTGTCGCCAGCCCTTGTCGATCGTATAAAGAACGTGAAGAACGTAGTGGCCAAGGGCTATCCCAGCCACGGCCTCTATCACCTTGCGTACAACAACAAGATCAAGCCTTTCGACGATCCCGCCTTCCGCCAGGCGCTCAACCATGTGATGCCGCGCAAGATGATCTCGGAGCTGATCCTGCTCGGGTACGCCGATCCCGGCGCATCAATTATTTCGCCCATCAGCACGTTTTGGCACAACCCGGCTGTCAAGGTTCCGGCTGAAGACGTGAAGAAGGCGCGCGACATTCTTGCGAAGGCCGGTTACGGATGGGACGCGCAAGGCAAATTGCTCTCTCCCCGCGGCAAATGA
- a CDS encoding ABC transporter substrate-binding protein: MDRRDFVKGAAALTATAAAGIGQAQQAGAPVAKRSILTATAQFDPARPEIARVVAQSCKSLGWEVEANPIDYNQGITKVINEHDFEMFLVFLPGTAIRIDPDFFIRSVHHSTEHKRGGFNWAGYKNDRVDALAAVQSRMMNFNDRWKPVFEAQDVIFQDQPGTVLAYTQMTMAHRSDKLKGLVPQLGEGIGGFWSDVNMEVAGDGYSRTGSNADVKHLNPLAVTDTSEFMELSMIYDRLFRLGPDGKPVPWAASGMKLINDRTIELTIRSDMRWHDGKPVTAEDVMFTFDYHKKWKAPFFLAALNNVVAVELPSPNTVRIRLENPSAPFVSNVMATMFLLPKHIWEGIPEKVGIDDPLKFPNDKPVGSGPFKFDYWRRGSELKVTAFREHFKPPKCAGIIRVVYGSHDALAAAIEKGECDRSRYIVSPALVNRLKAVKNVVAKGYPSHGLYHLAYNNKIKPFDDPVFRQALNHVMPRKMISELILLGYADPGASIISPINAFWHNPAVKVPAEDVKKARDILAKAGYGWDAQGKLLSPRGK; this comes from the coding sequence ATGGATCGTCGTGATTTCGTCAAAGGCGCAGCAGCTCTTACTGCAACCGCCGCCGCCGGCATCGGGCAAGCGCAACAAGCCGGGGCGCCAGTTGCGAAGCGCTCAATTCTGACAGCTACCGCGCAGTTCGACCCGGCCCGCCCGGAGATTGCCCGGGTCGTCGCACAGTCCTGCAAGTCGCTCGGGTGGGAGGTTGAAGCCAATCCCATCGACTACAACCAGGGCATCACGAAAGTGATCAACGAGCATGACTTCGAGATGTTCCTGGTCTTTCTTCCGGGTACGGCCATCCGCATCGACCCCGACTTCTTCATTCGCAGCGTTCACCACTCCACAGAGCATAAGCGCGGCGGCTTCAACTGGGCGGGCTACAAGAACGATCGGGTGGATGCTCTTGCGGCCGTGCAGAGCCGCATGATGAACTTCAACGATCGCTGGAAGCCAGTCTTCGAAGCGCAGGACGTCATCTTCCAGGACCAGCCTGGAACCGTGCTGGCCTATACGCAGATGACGATGGCTCATCGTTCGGACAAGCTCAAGGGCCTGGTGCCGCAGCTCGGCGAGGGCATCGGCGGCTTTTGGTCTGACGTCAACATGGAAGTAGCGGGCGATGGCTACTCGCGTACGGGCTCAAACGCGGATGTGAAGCATCTGAATCCGCTCGCCGTTACCGACACGAGTGAGTTCATGGAGCTTTCCATGATCTATGACCGACTCTTTCGCCTCGGACCGGATGGCAAACCTGTACCGTGGGCAGCCTCCGGAATGAAGTTGATCAACGACAGAACGATCGAGCTGACGATCCGCTCGGATATGCGCTGGCATGACGGCAAGCCAGTGACGGCCGAGGACGTCATGTTCACCTTCGACTATCACAAGAAGTGGAAGGCGCCATTTTTCCTTGCCGCGCTCAATAATGTCGTCGCGGTGGAGCTCCCGAGCCCCAATACGGTGCGCATCCGACTCGAAAATCCATCGGCTCCCTTTGTCTCCAACGTGATGGCGACGATGTTTCTTCTCCCCAAACACATTTGGGAAGGCATCCCGGAGAAGGTCGGCATTGACGATCCGCTCAAATTCCCCAACGACAAGCCGGTCGGTAGCGGACCGTTCAAGTTCGACTACTGGCGGCGTGGCTCGGAACTCAAGGTCACCGCGTTCCGCGAGCACTTTAAACCGCCCAAGTGCGCTGGCATCATCCGCGTCGTCTATGGCAGCCATGACGCTTTGGCCGCTGCCATCGAGAAGGGGGAATGCGACCGCTCACGCTATATCGTGTCGCCAGCCCTCGTCAATCGCCTGAAAGCGGTGAAGAACGTAGTAGCCAAGGGCTATCCCAGCCACGGCCTCTATCACCTGGCGTACAACAACAAGATCAAGCCTTTCGACGATCCCGTCTTTCGCCAGGCGCTCAACCATGTGATGCCGCGCAAGATGATCTCGGAACTGATCCTGCTTGGATACGCTGATCCTGGTGCATCAATCATCTCGCCCATCAACGCGTTCTGGCACAACCCGGCTGTCAAGGTTCCGGCCGAAGACGTGAAGAAGGCGCGCGACATTCTTGCGAAGGCCGGTTACGGATGGGACGCGCAAGGCAAATTGCTCTCTCCCCGCGGCAAATGA
- a CDS encoding ABC transporter substrate-binding protein: MKHIFKLAMPAFLSCAAILATPSVQATQIVVGQVAPLSGPEASQGRAYAAGMQFLFNDINRAGGVNGHTFELVSKDDGGGPEDTVAITRQLLTENQPMVLAGYFGNRNISELVIAGFLEKEKLALVGYRAAEIGVEIPQLYNVRANFRTELSKITEHLAAIGVTRLGLLYEEGPGAAALIAVTEEIAKKGNATIVSKASYEAGTTRVADAIDTFVKAKPQAIILVCSGAAGARFIERYRADGGSAQIFIHSGADMERVTKRIAENRLAFVSSVMQGVAIAQVVPSPYHSSRLAKELNEAVAKDGKLDVPVSYVMMEGYIAAKVIIEAVRRQGKRPTREGMAAALESIDSLNLGGYVVGFKPGMRSGSKFVELTIISDTGKIRQ, from the coding sequence TGGGCCCGAGGCCAGCCAGGGGCGTGCGTACGCTGCCGGTATGCAGTTCCTCTTTAACGACATCAATAGGGCCGGCGGCGTGAATGGGCATACCTTCGAGTTGGTGAGTAAGGATGACGGTGGCGGGCCAGAGGATACGGTCGCTATCACCCGCCAATTGCTCACCGAGAATCAGCCGATGGTGTTGGCCGGCTATTTTGGCAACCGCAACATCTCTGAACTTGTGATTGCGGGCTTTCTGGAAAAGGAAAAGCTCGCCTTGGTGGGCTACCGCGCTGCTGAAATCGGCGTTGAGATCCCTCAGCTCTACAACGTAAGGGCAAATTTCCGTACTGAGCTTAGTAAGATCACCGAGCATCTGGCGGCAATAGGAGTGACGCGCCTGGGTCTCCTCTACGAGGAAGGCCCTGGTGCAGCTGCGCTAATAGCCGTAACCGAAGAAATTGCTAAGAAGGGCAATGCCACAATTGTCTCGAAAGCATCCTATGAAGCGGGCACCACGCGCGTAGCCGACGCGATTGATACATTCGTCAAGGCAAAGCCTCAGGCGATCATTCTGGTGTGCAGTGGTGCAGCTGGTGCGCGCTTTATTGAACGATACCGCGCGGACGGCGGCTCCGCACAAATTTTCATACATTCGGGCGCCGATATGGAGCGCGTGACGAAGCGGATTGCGGAAAACCGCCTGGCCTTCGTCTCGAGCGTTATGCAGGGAGTGGCCATTGCGCAGGTTGTGCCCAGTCCGTATCACTCTTCTAGGCTGGCGAAAGAGCTCAATGAGGCAGTGGCCAAAGACGGTAAGTTGGATGTACCGGTGAGCTACGTCATGATGGAAGGCTACATTGCGGCGAAGGTCATTATTGAAGCCGTGCGGCGCCAGGGGAAGCGACCGACCCGCGAAGGCATGGCCGCAGCGCTGGAGAGCATCGATAGTCTCAACCTGGGCGGGTATGTAGTCGGCTTCAAGCCTGGCATGCGAAGTGGCTCGAAGTTCGTGGAACTTACGATCATCAGCGATACCGGTAAGATTCGCCAATGA
- a CDS encoding helix-turn-helix domain-containing protein has product MKSELIEVSKAKIESGTVMAATHSLKLSQPVMAKQRAQLQSELYLTLFKQRDRRLAPTAEARAPMG; this is encoded by the coding sequence ATGAAGTCCGAACTCATTGAGGTCTCCAAGGCCAAGATCGAATCCGGCACAGTTATGGCAGCTACTCACTCTCTCAAGCTGTCTCAACCGGTGATGGCAAAGCAACGCGCGCAACTGCAAAGCGAGCTTTATCTGACGCTATTCAAACAGCGAGATCGGCGCCTGGCGCCGACAGCAGAAGCGCGAGCCCCCATGGGCTGA